Proteins from a single region of Manis javanica isolate MJ-LG chromosome 5, MJ_LKY, whole genome shotgun sequence:
- the CCNG2 gene encoding cyclin-G2 isoform X2: protein MKNLRAEYLAGHEGVQLFGLLNLYLQQEQKFQPREKGLSVIEATPENDNTLCSRLRNAKVEDLRSLTNFFGSCTETFVLAVNILDRFLALMKVKPKHLSCIGVCCFLLAARIVEEECNIPSTHDVIRISQCKCTASDLKRMEKIISEKLHYELEATTALNFLHLYHTIILCHTSERKEILSLDKLEAQLKACNCRLTFSKAKPSVLALCLLNLEVETLKSIELLEILLIVKKHSKKPGILQDIKENSYSNNFSSVRTLVKI from the exons ATGAAGAATTTGAGGGCAGAGTACTTGGCAGGTCATGAAGGGGTCCAGCTCTTCGGATTGCTAAACCTCTACCTACAGCAGGAACAGAAATTCCAACCTCGAGAAAAAGGGCTAAGCGTGATCGAGGCAACCCCGGAG AATGATAACACTTTGTGTTCAAGATTGAGAAATGCCAAAGTAGAAGATTTAAGGAGTTTAACCAACTTTTTTGGATCTTGCACTGAAACTTTTGTCCTGGCTGTCAATATTTTGGACAGATTCTTGGCTCTTATGAAG gtGAAACCTAAACATCTCTCTTGCATTGGAGTCTGTTGTTTTTTGCTGGCTGCTAGAATAGTTGAAGAAGAATGCAACATTCCATCCACTCATGATGTAATCCGGATTAGTCAATGTAAATGTACTGCTTCTGATCTAAAACggatggaaaaaataatttcagaaaaattgCACTATGAATTAGAAGCTACTACTGCCTTAAACTTTTTGCACTTATACCATACAATTATACTTTGTCATACTTCAGAAAG GAAAGAAATACTGAGCCTTGATAAACTAGAAGCTCAGCTGAAAGCTTGCAACTGCCGACTGACCTTTTCAAAAGCAAAA ccaTCTGTATTAGCTTTGTGCCTTCTCAATTTGGAAGTAGAAACTTTGAAATCCATTGAATTACTGGAAATTCTCTTGATAGTTAAAAAACATTCCAAG